From Rhododendron vialii isolate Sample 1 chromosome 10a, ASM3025357v1, the proteins below share one genomic window:
- the LOC131304139 gene encoding amino acid permease 3-like isoform X1: MQKMGVENGEGAAAIKDKYKQSLGISSAADAGNTSKCFDDDGRSKRTGSVWTASAHIITAVIGSGVLSLAWAIAQLGWIAGPTVMLLFSFVTYYTAALLADCYRSGDPVTGKRNYTYMEAVESNLGGLKVKMCGLIQYLNLFGTAIGYTIAASISMMAIKRTNCFHESGGKNPCHISSNPYMILFGITEIIFSQIPDFDQIWWLSIIAAVMSFTYSSIGLALGIAKVAANGTISGSLTGVRIGTVTQAQKIWGSFQALGDIAFAYSYSMILIEIQDTIKSPPSEAKTMKKATLLSVGVTTAFYMLCGCMGYAAFGDLSPGNLLTGFGIFNPFWLLDIANAAIVIHLVGAYQVYSQPLFAFVEKWAAEKWPGNEFIIKEIKIPIPGFRPYNLNLFRLVWRTVFVIVSTVISMLLPFFNDVVGLLGAIGFWPLTVYIPVEMYIAQKKIAKWSSRWICLQLLSIACLIISIAAAAGSIAGVVLDLKIYKPFQTSF, from the exons ATGCAG AAGATGGGGGTTGAAAATGGTGAAGGTGCTGCTGCCATTAAGGATAAATACAAACAATCCCTAGGCATATCCTCGGCTGCAGATGCGGGGAACACCTCCAAATGCTTCGACGACGACGGCCGCTCCAAAAGAACCG GGAGTGTTTGGACTGCAAGTGCCCACATAATAACAGCAGTGATAGGATCTGGGGTTCTTTCCTTAGCCTGGGCCATTGCTCAGCTGGGATGGATAGCTGGTCCAACAGTGATGCTCCTCTTCTCTTTTGTGACTTACTACACTGCTGCTCTCCTCGCCGACTGTTACCGCTCTGGTGACCCAGTCACCGGCAAGAGAAACTATACTTACATGGAAGCTGTGGAATCTAATCTTG GAGGGCTTAAGGTCAAGATGTGTGGTCTAATTCAGTATTTAAATCTATTTGGAACTGCAATTGGATACACCATTGCAGCATCTATTAGCATGAT GGCAATCAAACGGACTAATTGTTTCCATGAGAGTGGTGGGAAAAATCCATGCCATATATCAAGCAACCCATACATGATTCTGTTTGGCATCACTGAAATAATATTTTCCCAGATACCAGATTTTGACCAAATATGGTGGCTCTCAATTATTGCTGCGGTCATGTCTTTTACCTACTCATCGATTGGTCTCGCCCTCGGAATTGCCAAAGTTGCAG CTAATGGGACTATTAGTGGTAGTCTTACTGGTGTAAGAATTGGAACTGTGACTCAAGCCCAAAAGATATGGGGGAGCTTCCAAGCTCTTGGTGACATAGCTTTCGCCTACTCTTACTCTATGATTCTTATCGAAATCCAG GACACAATCAAATCCCCACCATCAGAAGCAAAAACAATGAAGAAGGCAACCTTATTAAGTGTTGGTGTGACCACAGCTTTCTACATGCTTTGTGGATGCATGGGATATGCAGCATTTGGGGACCTATCACCTGGAAACCTCCTCACTGGTTTTGGGATTTTTAACCCATTTTGGCTGCTTGATATTGCCAATGCTGCAATTGTGATCCACCTTGTTGGGGCATACCAAGTTTACTCCCAGCCACTTTTTGCATTTGTTGAGAAATGGGCAGCAGAGAAATGGCCTGGCAATGAATTCATCATCAAGGAAATCAAAATCCCAATCCCAGGTTTTCGCCCGTATAACCTAAACCTCTTCCGTTTAGTATGGAGGACGGTTTTTGTTATAGTCAGCACTGTTATATCTATGCTTCTCCCTTTCTTCAACGATGTGGTGGGACTTCTTGGGGCGATTGGGTTTTGGCCGCTAACAGTGTATATTCCAGTCGAGATGTATATTGCACAGAAGAAGATAGCAAAGTGGAGTAGCAGATGGATATGCCTCCAATTGCTTAGCATTGCTTGTCTTATAATTTCTATTGCAGCAGCTGCTGGTTCTATTGCCGGTGTTGTTCTTGATCTCAAGATTTACAAGCCATTCCAAACAAGTTTCTAA
- the LOC131304139 gene encoding amino acid permease 3-like isoform X2 produces the protein MQMGVENGEGAAAIKDKYKQSLGISSAADAGNTSKCFDDDGRSKRTGSVWTASAHIITAVIGSGVLSLAWAIAQLGWIAGPTVMLLFSFVTYYTAALLADCYRSGDPVTGKRNYTYMEAVESNLGGLKVKMCGLIQYLNLFGTAIGYTIAASISMMAIKRTNCFHESGGKNPCHISSNPYMILFGITEIIFSQIPDFDQIWWLSIIAAVMSFTYSSIGLALGIAKVAANGTISGSLTGVRIGTVTQAQKIWGSFQALGDIAFAYSYSMILIEIQDTIKSPPSEAKTMKKATLLSVGVTTAFYMLCGCMGYAAFGDLSPGNLLTGFGIFNPFWLLDIANAAIVIHLVGAYQVYSQPLFAFVEKWAAEKWPGNEFIIKEIKIPIPGFRPYNLNLFRLVWRTVFVIVSTVISMLLPFFNDVVGLLGAIGFWPLTVYIPVEMYIAQKKIAKWSSRWICLQLLSIACLIISIAAAAGSIAGVVLDLKIYKPFQTSF, from the exons ATGCAG ATGGGGGTTGAAAATGGTGAAGGTGCTGCTGCCATTAAGGATAAATACAAACAATCCCTAGGCATATCCTCGGCTGCAGATGCGGGGAACACCTCCAAATGCTTCGACGACGACGGCCGCTCCAAAAGAACCG GGAGTGTTTGGACTGCAAGTGCCCACATAATAACAGCAGTGATAGGATCTGGGGTTCTTTCCTTAGCCTGGGCCATTGCTCAGCTGGGATGGATAGCTGGTCCAACAGTGATGCTCCTCTTCTCTTTTGTGACTTACTACACTGCTGCTCTCCTCGCCGACTGTTACCGCTCTGGTGACCCAGTCACCGGCAAGAGAAACTATACTTACATGGAAGCTGTGGAATCTAATCTTG GAGGGCTTAAGGTCAAGATGTGTGGTCTAATTCAGTATTTAAATCTATTTGGAACTGCAATTGGATACACCATTGCAGCATCTATTAGCATGAT GGCAATCAAACGGACTAATTGTTTCCATGAGAGTGGTGGGAAAAATCCATGCCATATATCAAGCAACCCATACATGATTCTGTTTGGCATCACTGAAATAATATTTTCCCAGATACCAGATTTTGACCAAATATGGTGGCTCTCAATTATTGCTGCGGTCATGTCTTTTACCTACTCATCGATTGGTCTCGCCCTCGGAATTGCCAAAGTTGCAG CTAATGGGACTATTAGTGGTAGTCTTACTGGTGTAAGAATTGGAACTGTGACTCAAGCCCAAAAGATATGGGGGAGCTTCCAAGCTCTTGGTGACATAGCTTTCGCCTACTCTTACTCTATGATTCTTATCGAAATCCAG GACACAATCAAATCCCCACCATCAGAAGCAAAAACAATGAAGAAGGCAACCTTATTAAGTGTTGGTGTGACCACAGCTTTCTACATGCTTTGTGGATGCATGGGATATGCAGCATTTGGGGACCTATCACCTGGAAACCTCCTCACTGGTTTTGGGATTTTTAACCCATTTTGGCTGCTTGATATTGCCAATGCTGCAATTGTGATCCACCTTGTTGGGGCATACCAAGTTTACTCCCAGCCACTTTTTGCATTTGTTGAGAAATGGGCAGCAGAGAAATGGCCTGGCAATGAATTCATCATCAAGGAAATCAAAATCCCAATCCCAGGTTTTCGCCCGTATAACCTAAACCTCTTCCGTTTAGTATGGAGGACGGTTTTTGTTATAGTCAGCACTGTTATATCTATGCTTCTCCCTTTCTTCAACGATGTGGTGGGACTTCTTGGGGCGATTGGGTTTTGGCCGCTAACAGTGTATATTCCAGTCGAGATGTATATTGCACAGAAGAAGATAGCAAAGTGGAGTAGCAGATGGATATGCCTCCAATTGCTTAGCATTGCTTGTCTTATAATTTCTATTGCAGCAGCTGCTGGTTCTATTGCCGGTGTTGTTCTTGATCTCAAGATTTACAAGCCATTCCAAACAAGTTTCTAA
- the LOC131302743 gene encoding probable glucan 1,3-alpha-glucosidase: MRSRAHLLFLLLFSLSIISSVSSWKRDEFRTCNQTPFCKRARSRKPGSSPLVATHVAVSDGDLIAKLTNPNQEDPVNPLVLTLSAYHDGVLRLQIDEDPSLDPPKKRFQVPDVIVPEFLNNKLWLQKLSEEVIGRDLGPSSVVYLSDGYEAVLRHDPFEVYVREKGGGKRVVSFNSHGLFDFEQLRVKKEGEDWEERFRSHTDKRPYGPQSISFDVSFHEADFVYGIPEHATSLALKPTKGPGVEESEPYRLFNLDVFEYIHDSPFGLYGSVPLMISHGKARGTSGFFWFNAAEMQIDVLGSGWDAEDSIGLPSDQNRIDTMWISEAGVVDAFFFVGPGPKDVVRQYTSVTGTPALPQFFATAYHQCRWNYRDEEDVAQVDSKFDVHDIPYDVLWLDIEHTEGKKYFTWDRVLFPNPEEMQKKLDAKGRHMVTIVDPHIKRDESFHLHKEATEKGYYVKDASGKDYDGWCWPGSSSYPDMLNPEIRSWWADKFSYANYVGSTPSLYIWNDMNEPSVFNGPEVTMPRDALHYGGVEHREVHNAYGYYFHMATADGLVKRGNGKDRPFVLSRAVFPGSQRHGAVWTGDNTAEWEHLKVSVPMVLTLGLTGVAFSGADVGGFFGNPEPELLVRWYQLGAYYPFFRGHAHHDTKRREPWLFGERNTELIREAIHIRYMLLPYFYTLFREANTSGVPVMRPLWMEFPADEATFSNDEAFMVGSSLLVQGIFTERAKHASVYLPSGQSWYYLSSGTAYKGGTTHKMEVLEDSVPTFQRAGTIIPRKDRFRRSSTQMANDPYTLVIALNSTQEAEGELYTDDGKSFEFAQGAYIHRRFVFSDGKLTSSNMAPYTSGKSQFSSGCSIERIVLLGYSGRPKSALIEPANHKADIELGPLFLLKGHSPIVLTIRKPNVRIGEDWTIRVM; the protein is encoded by the exons ATGAGAAGCAGGGCACATCTCCtattcctcctcctcttctccctgAGTATCATCTCCTCAGTCTCATCCTGGAAAAGAGACGAATTCAGGACCTGTAACCAAACCCCGTTCTGCAAGCGCGCCCGGTCCCGCAAACCCGGATCCTCCCCCCTCGTCGCGACCCACGTCGCTGTCTCTGACGGCGACCTCATCGCCAAGCTCACCAACCCTAACCAAGAGGACCCAGTCAACCCATTGGTCCTAACTCTCTCCGCGTACCACGACGGCGTATTGCGCCTCCAGATCGACGAGGACCCGAGCCTCGACCCGCCCAAGAAGCGCTTCCAAGTGCCCGACGTCATCGTTCCTGAGTTCTTGAACAACAAGCTATGGTTGCAGAAGCTCTCCGAGGAGGTGATCGGCCGCGATTTGGGCCCCTCCTCGGTCGTCTACTTGTCGGACGGGTACGAGGCTGTCCTTCGCCACGACCCGTTCGAGGTCTATGTCCGAGAAAAAGGAGGGGGTAAGCGTGTTGTGTCTTTCAATTCGCATGGCTTGTTTGATTTCGAACAGTTGAGGGTTAAAAAGGAAGGGGAGGATTGGGAGGAGAGGTTTAGGAGTCATACCGATAAAAGGCCTTACGGGCCGCAATCGATTAGCTTCGACGTGTCGTTTCACGAGGCCGATTTTGTGTACGGCATTCCTGAACATGCAACTAGTCTTGCTCTCAAGCCGACGAAAGGGCCCGGGGTAGAAGAATCTGAACCGTATAGGCTGTTTAATCTAGACGTGTTTGAGTATATACACGATTCGCCCTTCGGGCTTTATGGGTCAGTACCTTTAATGATCTCGCACGGTAAAGCTCGGGGGACTTCGGGGTTTTTCTGGTTTAATGCTGCTGAGATGCAGATTGATGTTCTCGGGTCTGGTTGGGATGCCGAGGACTCCATTGGGTTGCCTTCGGATCAGAACCGAATTGATACTATGTGGATATCGGAAGCTGGTGTCGTGGATGCCTTCTTTTTTGTGGGTCCTGGGCCGAAAGATGTGGTTCGGCAGTATACTAGTGTGACGGGAACTCCAGCATTGCCTCAGTTCTTTGCCACAGCTTATCATCAATGCAGGTGGAATTACAGGGATGAGGAGGACGTTGCGCAGGTTGATTCAAAATTCGATGTGCATGATATCCCGTACGACGTTTTGTGGCTTGATATTGAGCATACGGAGGGGAAGAAGTATTTCACATGGGACAGGGTTCTGTTCCCTAACCCGGAAGAGATGCAGAAGAAATTGGATGCGAAGGGTAGGCACATGGTAACTATTGTGGACCCTCACATTAAGAGGGATGAGTCCTTCCACTTGCATAAGGAGGCTACAGAGAAGGGTTATTATGTTAAGGATGCAAGTGGTAAGGATTATGATGGGTGGTGCTGGCCTGGTTCCTCCTCGTACCCTGATATGTTAAACCCAGAGATCAGGTCATGGTGGGCTGACAAGTTCTCATATGCGAATTATGTCGGTTCTACACCTTCATTGTACATATGGAATGACATGAATGAACCTTCTGTTTTTAATGGTCCAGAG GTGACAATGCCCAGAGATGCTTTACATTATGGAGGTGTTGAGCACCGAGAAGTACATAATGCATATGGGTATTACTTTCACATGGCTACTGCAGATGGGCTGGTAAAGAGAGGTAATGGGAAAGACAGGCCTTTCGTTCTGTCTAGGGCAGTTTTTCCTGGAAGCCAAAGGCATGGAGCAGTTTGGACAGGAGATAACACAGCAGAGTGGGAACACCTCAAGGTTTCAGTTCCAATGGTTTTAACTCTTGGTCTTACTGGAGTCGCATTCTCTG GTGCCGatgttggtggcttctttgggAATCCTGAGCCGGAGTTGTTAGTTCGTTGGTACCAGCTAGGTGCCTACTATCCTTTCTTTAGAGGTCATGCCCATCATGACACCAAGAGACGAGAACCTTGGTTATTTGG AGAGCGAAATACGGAACTCATTAGGGAAGCAATACATATTCGTTACATGTTGCTGCCGTATTTCTATACACTCTTCAGAGAGGCAAACACAAGTGGTGTTCCAGTTATGCGTCCACTTTGGATGGAGTTCCCAGCAGATGAAGCTACTTTCAGCAATGATGAAGCCTTCATGGTTGGGAGCAGTCTTTTGGTGCAAGGGATATTCACTGAG CGAGCGAAACATGCGTCGGTATATTTGCCCAGTGGACAATCATGGTATTACCTGAGTTCTGGGACTGCATACAAAGGAGGCACGACTCATAAGATGGAGGTTTTGGAAGATAGCGTTCCTACCTTCCAACGGGCTGGAACCATTATACCAAGGAAAGACCGGTTCCGTAGAAGCTCCACACAAATGGCCAATGATCCTTACACTCTG GTGATAGCCCTTAATAGTACCCAAGAAGCTGAAGGCGAACTCTATACCGATGATGGCAAGAGCTTTGAGTTTGCACAAGGAGCCTACATACACCGGCGCTTTGTATTCTCCGATGGGAAGCTGACTTCTTCAAACATGGCCCCTTATACCTCTGGCAAAAGCCAATTTTCCTCGGGTTGCAGTATTGAGAGGATTGTACTACTAGGATACTCCGGCAGGCCAAAAAGTGCCCTTATTGAACCAGCAAACCACAAGGCTGACATTGAACTGGGGCCACTTTTCCTTCTGAAGGGGCACAGCCCCATTGTTCTCACCATCCGTAAGCCAAATGTTCGGATCGGAGAAGATTGGACAATTAGAGTTATGTGA
- the LOC131303034 gene encoding uncharacterized protein LOC131303034 — MFITNNLVNELNSKNPAIVGGCTTALLYWLCEHTHIMEPAQQTFPRFMKWKMNELAAKLLEAPLSSLPEGMVKQEELELTEQERGLFAALVLHEQKGTHKEPEAKEKNLTDQEPLTQEENPQEENQDVKNLILELEQRIKVLEEENNVMKVEIEDRDKKIQERDLLIVELRQNVESLQHELSGYRKQNADYTDIEKETCSLHVEVEMLKEDIIENGVEIGGLYVEKDIAEQKIEEVTEELHDIAAHCVSQHYKDQKIIEELQKQKNSLSEQKQSENVHHHESPIHDEEVTEEEIDQMIKSTISSIQAEPQQTTKKRLRKGHTVDPSSLTKRVSKREDKKEKNMEDFQVYRRKKSTEK, encoded by the exons ATGTTCATCACCAATAATCTTGTTAACGAACTCAACTCCAAGAATCCGGCGATTGTTGGTGGTTGCACCACTGCACTCCTG TACTGGCTTTGTGAACATACCCACATTATGGAACCAGCTCAACAAACTTTTCCAAGATttatgaaatggaaaatgaatgaGCTTGCTGCTAAACTGTTGGAGGCACCACTGAGCAGCCTTCCAGAGGGAATG GTCAAACAGGAAGAATTGGAGCTAACTGAACAGGAGAGAGGGTTGTTTGCAGCTCTAGTCTTGCATGAACAAAAAGGTACACACAAAGAACCCGAAGCCAAAGAGAAAAACCTTACGGACCAAGAGCCTTTAACCCAAGAAGAAAACCCTCAAGAAGAGAACCAGGATGTTAAGAATTTGATTTTAGAGCTTGAACAACGAATTAAGGTGCTTGAAGAAGAGAACAATGTCATGaaagttgaaattgaagatAGGGACAAGAAGATCCAAGAAAGGGATCTGTTGATTGTTGAGTTACGCCAGAATGTAGAATCCCTTCAACATGAGCTTTCAGGTtatagaaaacaaaatgcagatTATACAgatattgaaaaagaaacttgTAGTCTGCATGTTGAGGTGGAGATGTTGAAGGAAGACATAATCGAAAATGGGGTTGAAATAGGCGGGTTGTATGTTGAGAAGGACATAGCggaacaaaaaattgaagaggTGACAGAAGAGTTGCATGACATTGCAGCACATTGTGTTTCCCAACATTACAAAGATCAGAAGATAATTGAAGagttgcaaaaacaaaaaaatagcttGTCTGAACAAAAACAAAGCGAGAATGTGCACCATCATGAATCTCCAATTCATGATGAAGAAGTGACTGAGGAAGAAATAGACCAAATGATCAAGTCCACAATCTCAAGCATTCAAGCAGAACCACAACAAACAACGAAGAAGAGATTGAGGAAAGGTCATACTGTGGACCCATCGTCGTTGACAAAGAGAGTGAGTAAGAGGGAAGATAAGAAAGAGAAGAACATGGAGGATTTTCAAGTCTATAGGAGGAAGAAAAGCACAGAGAAATAA
- the LOC131303035 gene encoding uncharacterized protein LOC131303035: MVVETTKLAHLVPENDKIFLNHIFECEKDIRIPIWDNNLFDGTVSLQEVIEILNEKDVQNTSLLKDQKNEVRKMFLDDKLLELIQKQHAYRYLVFPMNSSGGNKENDNDPYHWTVLVYDIEDGQWRHYNSIRPTGRKADAYLKDARLMKRYVEGFVKKNHTPTFILSSQNETIFEKQKFDAPIISPASPQQRPGTVDCGIIVCYIIDKLAHGESIPESLTTDEIREYRVLLLMRFLYDEPRTWTEALWKDRNLKTD, from the exons ATGGTTGTTGAAACAACAAAGCTGGCACATCTCGTCCCAGAAAATGACAAGATCTTCTTAAATCACATATTTGAGTGTGAGAAAGACATCAG AATCCCTATCTGGGATAACAACCTCTTTGATGGTACAGTAAGCTTGCAAGAAGTCATAGAAATCTTGAATGAAAAAGATGTACAAAACACG AGCCTACTGAAGGACCAGAAAAATGAGGTCAGAAAGATGTTCCTTGATGACAAGCTGCTAGAACTCATTCAAAAACAGCATGCCTATCGCTACTTGGTTTTCCCCATGAATTCCTCAGGAGGTAATAAAGAGAACGACAACGATCCATACCATTGGACTGTCCTGGTTTATGACATTGAGGATGGGCAATGGAGGCATTACAACTCCATCAGACCAACTGGAAGAAAGGCAGATGCATACCTTAAAGATGCTCGTTTAATG AAAAGGTATGTTGAAGGATTCGTGAAGAAAAATCATACCCCAACATTCATCCTCTCATCACAAAACGAAACAATCTTTGAAAAGCAAAAGTTTGATGCTCCAATAATCTCACCTGCATCTCCGCAACAAAGACCTGGAAC TGTTGACTGTGGAATTATAGTTTGCTACATCATTGACAAGCTTGCACACGGAGAAAGCATCCCTGAGTCATTGACAACTGATGAAATCAGAGAATACAGAGTGTTATTGTTGATGAGGTTCCTGTATGATGAACCAAGAACATGGACAGAAGCTCTTTGGAAAGACCGAAACTTGAAGACTGACTAG
- the LOC131303036 gene encoding uncharacterized protein LOC131303036, with the protein MVLRSVRQRMFKLNDLVLRKVVVSCQKQKRSLATSYGRLGKTELVFEVEMDYSILLLCKYGSYSLVVKVTEGYQFDDLIGSISNKWNGLVSMRLLYSVCDHRNILLENDDDFCNMMDLAAAYGARCVEVSVEDGNCRIRSRFEIGESSSSNGNGGVTSSSHSEIVEDPLEKFCPHHETKRLSADWAYLISHVGQEFGGGVKDFRLSLCKYAIEVGFRFKYLKNDQSRVTTECAFKADGCKWFVHAILDKSNQFFCIKVLEKEHRCGATICNSKNSRMSSKLVAEEVRDEVRSKASYKPIDAVRFFRQRYGTTIGYHHAWLGVEMANNDTQGDYALSFNKLRLYAEVAKEKNPGSVVDVECCEDNRFRRLFVAFDACIKGFNYCRPFLCLDGTFLTGRYKGTVLAAVGKDADNGLFSVAYAVVDSETDDNWLWFLLKLRSILSARELTFITDRHTGLVKHVPEVFSNGYHSYCLQHLKNNLRDKMSGRAPNGFRERVVSLFNDCALAPTVLDFKNCVNELFEVGGDRAKEFVASIPVYNWANAYFPSKRYGEMTSNAVESFNNWIVEAH; encoded by the exons ATGGTGTTGCGGAGTGTTAGGCAAAGGATGTTCAAGTTGAATGACTTGGTCTTGAGGAAGGTGGTTGTGTcctgccaaaaacaaaaaagaagcttGGCGACAAGTTATGGACGACTTGGAAAG ACTGAACTGGtttttgaagttgaaatggATTATTCTATTCTTCTATTGTGCAAATATGGATCCTATAGTCTTGTTGTTAAGGTGACAGAAGGCTATCAATTTGACGATCTTATTGGAAGTATTTCTAACAAGTGGAATGGTTTGGTATCAATGAGGTTGTTGTATTCTGTTTGTGATCATCGTAATATACTCCTTGAGAATGATGATGATTTTTGTAATATGATGGATTTAGCTGCTGCATATGGTGCTCGTTGTGTCGAGGTATCAGTTGAAGATGGTAATTGTAGAATTAGGAGCCGTTTTGAAATTGGTGAAAGCAGTAGTAGCAATGGAAATGGTGGAGTAACTAGTAGTTCACATTCTGAAATTGTTGAGGATCCTCTTGAAAAGTTTTGTCCTCATCATGAGACAAAAAGACTTTCTGCTGATTGGGCGTATTTGATTAGTCATGTTGGTCAAGAATTTGGAGGTGGTGTTAAGGATTTTAGGTTATCTTTGTGTAAGTATGCAATTGAAGTTGGATTCAGGTTCAAGTATTTGAAGAATGACCAATCAAGAGTGACAACTGAGTGTGCTTTTAAGGCAGATGGGTGTAAATGGTTTGTTCATGCAATTCTagacaaatcaaatcaatttttttgcattaagGTGCTTGAAAAAGAACACAGATGTGGTGCTACAatttgtaattcaaaaaattctcgGATGTCTTCAAAGCTTGTTGCAGAAGAAGTTCGTGATGAAGTTCGTTCAAAGGCGTCGTATAAGCCTATAGATGCTGTTAGATTCTTCAGACAACGATACGGTACTACAATCGGTTATCACCATGCATGGTTAGGTGTTGAGATGGCGAACAATGATACTCAAGGTGATTATGCATTGTCATTTAACAAACTTCGATTGTATGCGGAGGTAGCGAAGGAGAAAAATCCCGGTAGTGTTGTGGACGTTGAATGCTGTGAAGATAATCGGTTTCGAAGGTTATTTGTGGCATTCGATGCATGCATCAAAGGATTCAACTACTGTCGGCCTTTTTTGTGTCTTGATGGTACTTTTTTGACAGGGAGATATAAGGGAACTGTGCTCGCAGCTGTGGGGAAGGATGCTGATAAcg GCTTGTTTTCGGTTGCTTATGCTGTTGTTGATTCCGAGACCGACGATAATTGGCTTTGGTTTTTGTTGAAGTTGAGATCTATTCTGTCAGCTCGTGAACTTACTTTCATAACAGATCGCCATACTGGTCTTGTGAAGCATGTGCCAGAGGTTTTCTCAAACGGATATCATTCTTATTGTCTGCAGCATTTGAAGAATAACTTGAGGGATAAGATGTCAGGAAGAGCACCTAATGGTTTTCGGGAACGAGTAGTGAGTCTCTTCAATGATTGTGCTCTTGCTCCTACAGTATTAGATTTTAAAAACTGTGTAAACGAATTGTTTGAGGTCGGTGGAGACAGAGCTAAGGAGTTTGTTGCTTCCATTCCGGTGTATAATTGGGCAAATGCATATTTCCCAAGTAAACGATATGGGGAAATGACCTCAAATGCTGTGGAGTCTTTCAACAACTGGATTGTTGAAGCTC ACTAG